Below is a window of Ctenopharyngodon idella isolate HZGC_01 chromosome 7, HZGC01, whole genome shotgun sequence DNA.
AAAAAGACGACATACTCCCTCACACATTTAAATCCCATTTTCCATACACACAAGAATCAAACTCTTGAAAAAACCTGttaatatttatacaaataacGACAGAACTGGAGAAAAATAAAGTGTGCTTTTACACCATCTTAGAATGAACATGATTTGCTTTAAATTACACAGTTAAAAGaatttgcaattaaaaaaaagcaacaggACAGCAGGGCATCGAACCCTTAAACATTAACACTGGGAGTAAAACGCTATGAATTCTGGTGTATGCTGGTGTAAGAGTATGCGGTACGTCATTTTCCCGAGCGCGTGAGCGTGGTTGTGCGTGTGGGATCTGGGGGGACGACAGAAGACGAAGCTGATGATGGTGGGTTTAACATGCTCTGGCAATGGATGTGGTCTACTGGAACGTCGCTCAGTCCTCCAACACAATTGGCTCACTGGTGCTGGAGGGTAAGATGGGTATGGGAATCGGCCGGGGTGGCACGGGAAGTTTGACTCTGACCGGGAGGTGTGGTTTTCTGGCCGCCCGCCTCATTTCTGCCTGAGTGAGGTGTTTCCTCAGGGCTCTGTGAATCACACACACGGAATTAGTCTTAGGAAAAGGCAAACACATGACAATAAGATGTTTCTGAAACATACCTGGTGTCTTTCGTAGCCACAAACACCACAGGATTTGGAGCATCTCCTTGACTGACCTTCTGTCTCTTAATGACTGACTGGGTGGCTGCTCTCATTCCCGATGCGAACGGCCTTCCATTGGTGGAGAAAGAATGACCTCCAGCCTGTAGCCAATGAGAGCGCTTAGATCCATGTACACTATTTTCTACCTGTGAGAAggttaatatatatttgtacaaGATACTTACGTTGTCGAAGGGCCTCTTGCCCAGTAGGGCGGATGCGCTCCGAGGCTGGTTGACCTGGTTACGGTTGATTGGCGTTGGAGCACCTCGAGGTGCTTTGAGTTTCAAAGGAGCTTGAAcagctaaagaaaaaaaaaaaaaaagcatatcaAATGATCTGTTCTCAAATAttttgctgtgatttttgagGAAACACTTTAccaaataatttaatttgctTTTACGTCTCATTTTCCCACTATTAAAAGGTGATGtgtataatttaatttgttaaaatcaTGCTTTTATATCGATATTTTGGTTTTGATTTAATGCTAAAGCCATACCCAATTCTTTAACTATATTGATGAGGGACGGTCGAGGAATAGGGCGGTTCTTCATAGCGCTCTTTGCTGCTTTAGGAAGTCTTATCATAcctaaaagagaaaaagaggcaGTCAAAAAGAATCTGGagataaaacaaattttaaaaaaaatcccaattaaaaaaaaaaaaaacaagcgtTTGCTCACACTCTGCTTTGACGGCATTGGCGTTAATGGAAGCGTAGGGGCGACGGGCTGCTCGGCGGGACTGCAGGATGTCCTGGCACACCCGACGGGCGATTCGAGTGAGTTTGGTGGTCTGCAGGATGAAGGTCTGCCGATTTTTAGCCAGAAGTTTAGCTCTTCCTGCACTGCTGGTAAATGGGGACATGCCCTGTACCTCCTGGCGGGTCATGTGACCACGTGGAGCTGCATCCTATTGGAAAGATGCATCATGTTCATTGTTTGGTTTGGCAATTTTCTGTCTTCATTCATCAATTTGTCTCTTTAAAATGACTGGCCTGAAATAAACTAGCCAGCAAGATGATGAACGAAACTAACAAGATATTCtcactgtttatttttaagCACTGAAccctaatattttaaaacacagtAAATATGACACAAAACACAAGACAGGGTTCACATACTGAGCCAGTTCTTGTGGCGCCCTCTAGTTGGGTGGGGGTCTTAAGACCGCCATACTTCTTCCAGTAAATCCAACAGGATGCACAGAGTCTGCACTGCATGTTGGGAGGGCCCCATGCATACCACTGCTGAGACTGGGCAGCTGGAGGAGTAGCAAGTCAAATAGATGAATACACTCATTTTAATGTACATGAATACTTGAGCTTAAACCTAAATATGAGCCATAGATGTGTACAGTGCTTTGAGTTTACTCACTATGACAGCTTTCACAACTGAGTCCTTTCTGGTAGCCGGTGGCACCATTTATGCCAGGTTTATTTCCAGGTGCCATAATCTGGTTGGGGTTGGGCTTGGTGCTGAAGGAGAGAACAAAATTTAGATTTAAAccaaccagaaaaaaaaaagaaaaaaagaaaaacaatcaaataaaaattattttatttaaaaaattaaattattttatttttttgaaaacagaCAACAGAATAGCTAACCTAAATAGCTACTTTTCTGGCTGTGCTAATTTTGTGTACAATAATAGTCTAACATACATTACCATTTCAAAGTGTGGGGTCAATTAGACTTAataaattcatacttttattcagcaaggatgagtcaaattaatcaaaagtgacagtaaagactgttacaaagaaaaatgtatatcacataaatcctgttcttttgaactttctattcaaagaatcctgagaaaactgtatcacggtattttacataaaatattaagcagcacaattttttttttttttatattgatgataaaatatttattgagcaccaaatctgcatatttgactgatcatgtgacactgaaggctggagtaataatgctgacaattcagctttaacatcacaagaataaattatattttaaaataaattcaaacagaaaatagttattttattgtatttttgttcaaataaatacagtcttggtgagcataagagacttctttcaaaacattacaaaaatcttagactccaaacttttgaatggtaattcTCTCTCTAAATTACATGGGATTTGTGcctttattaattaaaaagaacACTAAAGAGACACTGATTTGTACCATATATTTGGAAAGTGCCATTTGTATTTagaaaaaggtttaaaaaaaaaaaaaaaaaaaaaaaaaaaaacagtgcagtGACACTAAATACTCACTAGGTGGGGATGTACACCTGCTTCAGCTTGCTGTCAGCCTCTGCTGCCTTTAGTCTTTTCTGGTGGATAAAACAAGTAACTTGGTTAAGATACATTCATATACATGAAGAAAAGTTTACATCAAAATTTATTTTGGTTTGTAAAAAAGCATGCAAAGTTTTGTACCTGCTGAATGTAACGGTCAGTAGTCTTCCACATGTAGTAGAATTGGACCACACTAGCTAATGACTTCCAGGGCAACTGCAGTTCAACaacaaatgtacatttaaattgtttgaaCTTTCCCAAATAGTGCAGTTTGTGTGAGAGCAAATGGTCAAGTATGGTGTAAACTCACAAAGTCTTGGCGAATGTCATTGAAGTCTTTGCCGTATTTCTCCAGAGCCTCCTCGAACAGCATGGCTTCTGAGGCGCTCCACTCCTCCATCTCATCCCTGCACAGCACTGGGCCACCCTGCGGCACCAGCGTTGACATAGCCTTGGCGAGGTCATAGCCGTTCTTCTGAAGAGTGTCCATGGCGTGGAACTACAGACAGACAGGACAGTGTGAATCATTGATGTAGAGTTGTCATGgtaccaaaatttcagtagcCGGCACTAATACCAGTAAAAAAATTTTCATTCTCTGTACCAATTTTGGTACCAGAGcaaaaactgctgaaataaggtctttaaattttttttcctgttttgtcTCATCAGTTAGTTATCACTGTCAATCATCACAGTCGCTGATTCAAtcaagcatttaaagggttatgaaaccctaaaacacattttttcagaTGTGTACAGGTTGCACATCAATGATAACAACAATAGCACTCATTATGTTTATTAAGGGGAAAGTGGCATTTCATTCTTCTGGTTTAAAAAGCAAAGTTGAACCAACATCacgaaaagaaaaaacaacttaTATTGATTGTGAATTGTAATCTCTAAAGTGCAAACTCTGAATTCTGCACTTGCAAAAACTCCtgttataatagtaataatacaaaaaaacagtctTAATTGTACAATGAATCTTTTATTTACATCAAGTTTAtactttgttggttataataaaatggtgtgtttttagCAGTGTTAAGCCGACTAACTTACTGACTAGCACCTCTGACTGGCCATTATGTTCACGAGCTCAACAGATATGATTTGCTACAATCAATGCTTAACGCTTGTAAAAACAcgctgtaaatagaaacctttgatgctcaGAAAGTGCTCAAACAAATACGAAtgagagcgtttgaaagcagcacctatcagtgggtaccgaatatagcCAATACtacactatttttttatttttttttttagtaccgACAGTACCGTACGTTTTGACAACCCTACCTAACCCTGCCAGATGTGCATGACTTCATAACTGAAGTCGAGTGAGGAAGCAGGGTATGAACGAGGAATGCACTTTTATACGTAGTTAAGGAAGAGTGATTGATTGAATGCATCCATTCTCTCACCAGTGTGATGTCTCTAGATGCAGCTGCTGCGCTCATGTGCAGACTGGGTTGGCGGATTGAACTGCTGCAGTCTAGTGCACGTGCAAATGTACCAACAGccctaaaatgaaaaaacaaaacaaacaaacaaaaaaaaattaaatcatgctACTGCAcaataacattttaaagcagcaaaaaaaaaaaaagaaaaagaaaaaaaaaaaggaaatactAACCGTGCCACTACCAGGAATTGGTCTATCTGCGGATCCTTCAGCTGGTTATTAGGATCCCAAACCTTTGTCTCAAGCTTCTCCTGCACTCTACTGTCTGAATCACCTGATGATATGGAAAacactgtatttactaattaaCTTAATCGGTTTTGAATTTGACCTTGAACATCCAACAGGCACTTTTTCCTAAAATGCGTGCTGAAAATATCAATACAAGGACTTGAAGTATTAATGCAATATTGTGATAAGAATCACGTCCAAGTTTTCCACATCAAAAGGACCATGTTTTAGTAATACCAAGGCGTAGAGACATTAAAAACCTTCTGACCTTCAGCCAGTTTGTCAGGAATCTCTGCCTGGTATTTGGATCCCACTCTGATCTCCCCCTGGTCAGCCAGCAGGGTCTTTTGCACTGGGTCAAACACCAGAGAGTAGAAGAAACAGTCCTGCAGAACAAGCACACATATTAGACAACACAGACACTTGATGCactttaatcaaacaaaaggTGCTCACTCTgatgaaaaaagagaaaatatttaaCATCAAGATTACTGTATATAcctacagtactgtgcaaaagtcttaggccaccattagatgttttaacaatggtataatgaccatatttaattatttctcaATCTccttattataatatataaccACGACTCGGCTCGGGCACGGCAAGGCTCGCCTCGCTTCACTtttggtttgcttttccactgcagttagTACAGCTTCagagtgggtgggattatagactgattgTATAGTTGCGCCAGCTCTACTGCCGTGGATCCGCCCCTCGTCTACCAACAAGTCTGCACCTCGTCTACTGACCgcgatacagccatttcttttttcaagttgcgtgcGACAGTCGCTTAAAGCAAGTCGTTTCgcaaacaaatgatactgcggtggctcttactgactatttaaatctagcgggtttggtgtctcaTGTTTCAAATCCAGtgacgctggtagtgacgattctctctgaccaatcagtgatctgcagtgtttacacgtcacatttagtattGGTACGGCTCACTTGGAACCTCCACcaaggtggtactatttaagcgagcCATACCGTTCCATACCAAGatgtaccatgcagtggaaaagtgccaAAAAGTGAGCCGTATCGAGGCATACCAAACCGTACCATTCAGTGGAAAAGCGCCCTTAGTGActccccttacacttgagcaatagcaggaaccggctctcttaaacctaaatggaatggaaaaagactggaaggccaagaaaactttcaaaatctgataagtttctcagagtttcttctttgagaaactggaagtagtccaggaggtcacactaaatactgatttttgcttaaaaaaaatccctttttttttgttgtatatATTTccagtattttctgtttgtatcttaataaagagacagaaaaataaatatagattgtcattaaaaaaaaatgtatgaaacaacaaagctggtggtggcctaagacttttgcacagtactgtatatttttgccatcacagaaataaattgtaatgctattttatcgtattactgtttttactgcatttttttaaatcacataaatgcagccttggtgagcataatctatcgaaaacatttaaaaatcatattgaTCACAAACCTTTGAAAGGTTGTTaacatatataatttatgtttgtaatgaaaacaaaaaaaaaacacatacaaatgacaaatttaattcagtacaacaaatactatcaTGACAtacaaatactttattttttgattttttgcattacagtaatgagtgttaaaatgaaaatgagcttACTGTAGGAAAATAAATGTCAATGCAAAAAGGTAAAAACATGACAgacatttttgtcatattttgtgAGAGTCACTCTAACAGGGTTGTCATGTTTTGGCTTGTCTCTCAGCTATGGCTTGTGGTAGCTTTGTGACACTCCATGAAAAACTACACAGTGAGTGCTCTTGTACTGCAGGTGGACACTTACCTCTCTCTCCAAGTAGCTAGATAAAACATCAGTCTCATTCAAAAGTGTGACGTTGCATTTTCCtctgaataaaaacaataatgcaCAGTATAAATAGAAATGTATCAATACAAATCAAATACCTTACATATGGAGCCCGAGTCTGGGTTCTGATGAGATTATATCATTCAATCTTGAGATGTTGAGTGTATTTACCGTATGTGCGTGGCCGGAAGAGACTCAAACTGTCGAGACAGGAACAGTTCTCTGTGCTTGAGCTGGTGTTTCTGCTGTTCTGACGTTGAAGGCTGCTTGGACTCCTCTTCAAAGTCTcctaaaatacacacacacgcaaacataAGTGTGAGGCTAATACCCTCAATTAGCTCTGATGTGAACCAGCTTCCTTTCAGAACACACAGACCAAAACTTAAGTTCACATATCACTTTAGTTTATTAGTAATGGTTGCAATCAATTTCACACTCATTCAGAAACAAATTGAATATCCTTCATGAGATCTGTTGACTTATAAGGGAATAAAACCATTTTAATGCAGGTCAACTCActtgaatgcattttaaaaacattacttttgaCACCAGTTTACAATGGTGATAGAGATATTTCTTAAATAGACGCTCGTATAAGATGAGGAGACTTGGCAGGACTTTATCAGACGATCTGACCAGACTCCACCCCTGCACGGAGCCTAAGGAAACCCTGTCAAAGAAGAGGGCGGGAAATCAGACCACACCCCTTTCCATTAACCCCTCCTGCCACCCCGGTGGCCCTGCCCCCTCCTTTCTCTCCCCTTGGCCAATGCGTCCCTGCCAGCTTTACTGGGAAACCCTGTGCAACAAACCTGAGGCACCCATCCCCCCATTGAGCAACAACCCCCCCATGCACAAGTacgcatttaaaaaaaaaaaactggcacaagctctctttcacacacacacacacacacacacacacacacacacgcagacgAGCACTCAAGACACACGTACGACAAATCCATCATACATGCACACTCTCAGAGCCAAATgcgcgtgcacacacacacacacgcatgcattTAATAACACTTTCAGTCTTTGACAAAGACACCAGCCAGACAGCGTTAACCTAGTGTTAACCCTTTGAGCGCCGTGGCCCGGTGGGTCCCATGAAGGCTCTTTTGTTCTGAGAGCACAGGGCGGATGGCAGCTGAGGATAAGTACAGAGGAGCCCATTCAggaggggggtgggggggtgggAGGTGAGGTTGAAGGAGGAAGATGGGCAGAAGGTAGAGAGAAGAGGTGGTGATGTAAATGGGAGCCCTGATCTTGTGTAACAGGACAGTGTTGGTGCTGTAGAGTGCCACAACATAAAAAGGAGGATACGTTCAGTATTAAACGGGCAGCCAAGCTGACACTGGCCTCTCATGACCGCAAAGGATTTGAAGGCTAACTGCCCATGTCAATGCAATAACTTCCTCAACCCAAACCTGACCCTACTCTGGAAAGGATGGGTTAATGCACTGCACTGACATAATTACGACATGTTTACGGCAGTTCACGTACACAGaatttacatataaatgaaCTGCTGCCGCATGCATACAGGTGAGATTAAGCATCTTTATCAAACATGTGGGATGCCTGCAGCTgtgatataataaatatacatttagtgATGTGCAAAAGTACAAATTAACTGTCTCCTATTTTGAAAACTGTGTCCTCTGAAGGGAGCATTTGTCGGACACATACGTCATTGAGGCTGCTTCATTTCAGTAACTGACCACAACATCCCAAAGTCATcaagaaataaaaatttatgCTTCACTAGGAATAACGGTCAAGTTTAttatagggcttttcacacttgaaatagttaaccctgggtcattctaaaccccgggtaaatgAAATCCTAGGATATCTTTATTcacatttcacactgctcatgCTATACCTGGGGTTAACAGTTAGACCTGGGTGTTCTTAAGCTGCCGTTTCACACTGAACATTCCTAAACCCCGGGTTAAagtccttatttgcatatttgtggtgtCAGTGTTAATGACTGGACAAATGCAGCATGTGACTTGTTTACATAAAAGCTCTAGCATTTCGCGTCCTCATTGCTGACTGCAATATCaaggttttttttgtcaatgcattttatgaaatataaagGTAAGACTgacggtctcttcttcactccaaCTTTCGATTTTTTCAATTgccgtttgacatttttcctattATACGGAGATACAACTGTTTACATACATTGCGCGGTGTTTTCATGACTGCCCAAAGCATGTAAATATAAGGCACGCATTTGGTTGttggttgctaagcatctagttgtaacattctaacaccgcatcgtttcacactgtacaagttttgcaaaaatgcgGAGTTAAAACTGCAAACTCTGGATCAGGGTTTCATAAACCCAGgtaaaaagcagtgctaaccccacatctaaattacaagtgtgaaacgctcctttacccggggttaaaagcagtgtttagaacgacgataacctGGGATTAAGCGCAGTATGAAAAGCACTTATGATTACTTTTctgaaataagacatccttTGATGTATGCGCCAAGACAAATGCAACCTCTGACTGCATTTGGCAAAAATCAACTAGTCAGTGGGTTATCTGAATGACTTATCAACTAGCTTGTCTGCATAATTAGGGTTTACCAGAACTTATCAGCAAGTGTGCTCTTATTTCACATTGCGCACTTGCATAGGATGTGACGGTGTTCAAAAGCAACCAGACAGCGTGTAACAGAGCGCATTAGTTTCCTATCATTTTTATTAACGAGTATTCGCACCAGTAAAGGTCTAAAAATTACTAGTACTTAAAAGGGGATGAATTTAGTATTGCAACTTCTCAGTGAACAAATGCagagctcaaaaaaaaaaaaaaaaaaaaaactgcccaAAAATCACTAATCTATTGTCTATAATCTATCTGTTGCCTGCATATATTGGTGTCCTTCAGCTAAGTTCTCTGTTTCTGTTGGGTGACTAGTTAACCATCTTGTCAATCCCTAATTATAATAGAAGTAATCTAGTTTTGTTGCCTGTATAGATTGATGTCCGTCTGCTAAGTCCTTCTGTTTCGACTTGCTGGCATGTACACCTGCAGAACTCCACAGAATGCTCCACAGATTTCTGAAGAATGGAAATGCacgtcattttaaaaaattctacAAATGCACTGCCCCTTTGTGTGTCCAACTAGTAATTAAGTATATATTTTGGCTAATTTGATTACACTCAACCATCAATACAAGAGTGTAGTACACTAAGCTCCACTAAGAcattttaccatatttaaagtaggcatgaaatgaaaattgcaatcatcttttcttccctattgtgatgcatatctgagagaaacagaaaaataaaaaataaaaaattgtagggtgggacttgattttgtccattggtaATTGACTGGATCGTTGTTGTTTGCTAACTGCTGCAATATCATGTGAGTGAAAGGTTGCCGTTATTGTCCCGCTTCATGCTGGTGCACATCATCACAGAAGAGATAATGTTACGAGAAGGAAGGGAAGTGTTTGATGAAAGATTTTGAGGGCAcatgaagtaaaaaaataaaaaataaaaaataaaaaaataaatgatatgtgcgcaaataaatcatttataataaacattgcaaaattccataaaaaaaaaaggaagagttgattttgatttaatggtgactttaaataGCAATATTCCACAGATTTTCCCTCAAACTCAGAGTAGAAATTTAATTCTGAGAATAATTATTGGTTATAAAATTATTGAGGAGTATGGTCAACAAAAATCGCGTGCTTCTTCATTCAGATAGAAGAAATCAAATTTATAAAATGCATGGTTATATAATATGCAAATTTGACTTCATTATACATTGGATTGATCCTGTTTGGTGTCTTAAAATCTGCTCCCAGTGTGCATGTCAAAGCTGTAAATTCTGGTAAGTATTTCAATGCAAATAGTACTACATAGTGACACTTCATCTTAAGTGTGAAGACGAGACGTGAACTCAAGAGAAGACTGAAACAGTTGGGTACTCACGTGCATTGCTATCGGCCAAAGTGTTGAGGTTGGCAGATATATCTCTCCGCCTGAAGAGACAGACCACCTTGGCTTCTACATTTCCATTGGCAGTCTTGGGGGAGACATGCAACAAGAAACAGTGTGAGAAAGACTAAATACAAAAAGACCATTCAGCCATTTTCTCTATACAATGTGTGAAATAATGACCTTAAGTGCTATTACTGTCTTCATGTCATAGACTTGTAAAAACCCATCATTTTAGTATAACTTTAAAGAGAACTACTTTCATCAAGTCAAAGTGGGACTGAATGACACTGCCAATGATTTGCAAGAAACTGCATCAATATTTAAGCACCAAAGTAAAAAGTTGTGAGTCCTCCTGTTAATAACTACATTTCTACTCATTTTCCAGCACTGAAAATGACCCACTCTATATGGAAATCTTACTCATTAATGCAACACGGTGTGGGTTAGAGTTGTTTATATTCAAGACAAAACTGAATTCTGACTAACATGTATACATATTGAACAAAGACACCACTTCCATTAGTTTACCCGTCCCACTGAGCTTCATAGCCCTTCAAAATTGAGGTTacataaaagtgttttaatcCCTGCTCCAGGAAACAGGCCTGTGTCATTCTCAGCATTATATAAGTCTCTTATGGCTGGGTCTTCATCTCAAACAGCCCAGCGTGCATCGGCAGACAACGGCATGATGGCTGAGCATTAGCAATGCACAACAGAGGGGAGCAGGTGACAGAGACAGTCTGCTACACTGTCATGAGTGACAATGCATTAGCAGAGAGCTGGCATGTGTCAATCATCCATGTTCAGTGTAATGTTCAAATCTCTACACATGAAATTGATGATATATGATACATGATTGGCAGACATCAAAAGCCCCAACCAATCACAGTCAGTCTGACTCTAGGCTGTAAAAATGGTGACACATCAAATTCATTATGCATGCTGTAATATTGGTGTCATACTGGTCAAAAATAGCTCATGGCCAAATGAAAGCAAAAGGAAACAACAAAAACCTGCAttcatcaagaaaaaaaaaacattgcttttGCTTAATttctttaaccctctggtattGTTCATTTGAGGTTCACACTTGTGTTGTTTGCGGTCAAAAGTGACTGAACACCTGAAAtgaacaccttttttttttatttttagtaaaatcaatgtaatatattttgttcaataatatattttctttttatttttgagtgaatttcATGGTAccaattaatatttatgcaacaattatcataattttttccccattgaaaaaatacatttttttttctaattttttaattaattttcaattaaagctgtatttcatgttaaaatagagacaatgcctttaaaattcaaaattttgaaggcagattagtgccatctggtgggagtaaaacaagaaaaacatctGTAACCAATAGATTATTATATAGCTCTATataaaaaggcttataaattctctagttgtttttaaacaaatacttatttttattaagttgtggATTTGGATATATACTTAGACATTTgcaaagactactttttgtcaaggtttagattttttttttttttttttgaaatgttgatttgaagtgtcagattttgcattcattttacaagtcaaacctgaacacagagaaagacattttgttacacaACAATAtaactttgaaatgaaaaggaATGCTTTATCAGAGCTATATTAACTtgatttcaacctcttatttgagtCTTCTGGCTCAATTTCACCATATTGTTACAGTCACACCACttcagtgttgtgtgtgatAGTTTTGTACTCAATGTTTTAGAGTGTAAGCTCTtgctgaccttttttttttttttttaactgcactgtggctgaattattgattttCATTTCACGCATTTGCAAAAAACTTCCTTTGTCTTAGTCACACCAgttcatatatgtgtgtgtctattttgcactcttgacattttagagagtgtcaccccttcattgcgtttttttttctgcattgtgGCCGATTTGTCAATTATTCACAAAAAACTCtctgtattttcatatttttgccTATTTCCCATTCATCAAGTCCACAATTTTATGGGGGGGGGGAGAGGCGGTCACATAGCAACTGTCATAAAAGTCACCG
It encodes the following:
- the mta2 gene encoding metastasis-associated protein MTA2 isoform X1, whose protein sequence is MAANMYRVGDYVYFENSSSNPYLIRRIEELNKTANGNVEAKVVCLFRRRDISANLNTLADSNARDFEEESKQPSTSEQQKHQLKHRELFLSRQFESLPATHIRGKCNVTLLNETDVLSSYLEREDCFFYSLVFDPVQKTLLADQGEIRVGSKYQAEIPDKLAEGDSDSRVQEKLETKVWDPNNQLKDPQIDQFLVVARAVGTFARALDCSSSIRQPSLHMSAAAASRDITLFHAMDTLQKNGYDLAKAMSTLVPQGGPVLCRDEMEEWSASEAMLFEEALEKYGKDFNDIRQDFLPWKSLASVVQFYYMWKTTDRYIQQKRLKAAEADSKLKQVYIPTYTKPNPNQIMAPGNKPGINGATGYQKGLSCESCHTAQSQQWYAWGPPNMQCRLCASCWIYWKKYGGLKTPTQLEGATRTGSDAAPRGHMTRQEVQGMSPFTSSAGRAKLLAKNRQTFILQTTKLTRIARRVCQDILQSRRAARRPYASINANAVKAECMIRLPKAAKSAMKNRPIPRPSLINIVKELAVQAPLKLKAPRGAPTPINRNQVNQPRSASALLGKRPFDNAGGHSFSTNGRPFASGMRAATQSVIKRQKVSQGDAPNPVVFVATKDTRALRKHLTQAEMRRAARKPHLPVRVKLPVPPRPIPIPILPSSTSEPIVLED
- the mta2 gene encoding metastasis-associated protein MTA2 isoform X2, with protein sequence MAANMYRVGDYVYFENSSSNPYLIRRIEELNKTANGNVEAKVVCLFRRRDISANLNTLADSNARDFEEESKQPSTSEQQKHQLKHRELFLSRQFESLPATHIRGKCNVTLLNETDVLSSYLEREDCFFYSLVFDPVQKTLLADQGEIRVGSKYQAEIPDKLAEGDSDSRVQEKLETKVWDPNNQLKDPQIDQFLVVARAVGTFARALDCSSSIRQPSLHMSAAAASRDITLFHAMDTLQKNGYDLAKAMSTLVPQGGPVLCRDEMEEWSASEAMLFEEALEKYGKDFNDIRQDFLPWKSLASVVQFYYMWKTTDRYIQQKRLKAAEADSKLKQVYIPTYTKPNPNQIMAPGNKPGINGATGYQKGLSCESCHTAQSQQWYAWGPPNMQCRLCASCWIYWKKYGGLKTPTQLEGATRTGSDAAPRGHMTRQEVQGMSPFTSSAGRAKLLAKNRQTFILQTTKLTRIARRVCQDILQSRRAARRPYASINANAVKAECMIRLPKAAKSAMKNRPIPRPSLINIVKELAVQAPLKLKAPRGAPTPINRNQVNQPRSASALLGKRPFDNAGGHSFSTNGRPFASGMRAATQSVIKRQKSPEETPHSGRNEAGGQKTTPPGQSQTSRATPADSHTHLTLQHQ